The following are from one region of the Apostichopus japonicus isolate 1M-3 chromosome 17, ASM3797524v1, whole genome shotgun sequence genome:
- the LOC139954849 gene encoding uncharacterized protein yields the protein MPRKSKRSAAAKASYARHLNNTVIGSLHQGDARFSSDTAGKQCSCNALVSLSFINIYDVMTTSCIDKVLDEGDKLYGILRKQLLASNSLHVSEYLTTNDLPVQVYIDNILHKYRYFETIYGKLFDDGCVSSILEPLDIVVQHAFCISKYSIMVFGGYMIALFKNNANKYGIFDSHSRSDVGLLTENGKAILLYFSSIPDLVNHLHLLAKSLFQDKSIILEIRPIAIQSIMSIPSASVNMNGFETLTSYFQFQNCQQEKIEKAGTASYHKQHLTSSSPSSKHQQLYKTRNRRKLPKEKKKTNHSMSKKEPKKSQGHKVSTKSKVTKNQEKTSKKRIKSFKTVEDLHKMFYEKIKNGPMYVCTCCQQTWFKHYVCQLSNDSGLPHNILAQCRSGYLSVGGKEWLCITCLKYIRMGKVPKMSIANHGGFQSKPEELNLCNLEERLLSPRIPFMQLRELPRGGQLSLKGNVVNVPVDIMPTITALPRRLCLSETIPIKLKKRLTYSSSAYIENVRPLKVMTALHWLINNGSLFQELKVQITPEWLKVISHEMQVMSEEQDEEQQGECINVDTFDEVSDNVEGNMDTLLTASEYDSSQVMTIAPGENSTPISFFHDPDAECLAFPTIFCGQRRIEPQIPLHFSEICKWELRSVDRRVATCIPNLFFKLKKIQMKQISDKVTIAIRRCKTNGKKFTASDILDQDTMNNLVKLDEGYRIFRSIRNSPPYLEKRKKDLLAMVRQLGFPTYFVSLSAADTRWLDLLKVLGQLVDNRTYTDAELENMNWQTRSRLVKSDPVSCVRFFDHRLQVFISDVLKSNLHPIGKIVDSFVRIEFQHRGSPHAHILFWIENAPSVNSSTSEEIISFVDKYISCSNVVDPDLADLLKLQIHKHSRSCRKGGKPICRFGFPKPPMQKTMLLYPIKSEITEAEYGKLTQNFLYVSKLLANAKDGELNMTYDDFLKDVDLSEEEYIQAIRSSIKTPTIFLERTPAAIRVNCYMKNLLGTYGANHDIQFVTDPYACAVYIVAYMSKSQRGMSLLLDQAWKEAREGNSDVRKQVRIIGNKFVNAVEVSAQEAAYLLLQLPITRSSRSIVFINTSPCEERTFLLKSKEKLEEMNPDATDIECGNVLKRYATRPKILEQWSLVDYVSKLNVHFPKELEDKYSDDYADDPTFQNDDATDINLPTNSSVNITLPSGIRISSCKVQKVIRFVNYNKETDPENFSREKLLLYKPWRKEIELLGRYKSYKESFLSCASQIRPLMQEYEPNKTLTFADLIEVGRDYFEDEFPTVAPAAQQMESNESEESKKESIEYAFYCPTKQSHQSVDIANEIGLPSANQVIENVQRRISDELFFKLLCSLNTKQREFFMHVMQWITTRRDPMHVFLTGGAGVGKSVVIKTLFQA from the coding sequence ATGCCAAGGAAATCAAAACGATCTGCTGCCGCTAAGGCCTCTTATGCCAGACATCTCAATAATACAGTGATAGGTTCCCTTCATCAAGGCGATGCAAGATTTTCTAGTGATACAGCTGGAAAGCAATGTTCGTGTAATGCTCTGGTTTCTCTTAGCTTTATCAACATCTATGATGTCATGACAACTTCTTGTATTGATAAAGTGCTAGATGAGGGTGACAAGTTGTATGGAATTTTACGTAAACAGCTACTTGCTTCTAATTCACTCCATGTGTCTGAATATTTAACTACAAATGATCTCCCAGTGCAAGTTTATATCGATAACATCTTACACAAATATAGATATTTTGAAACCATATATGGGAAGCTTTTCGATGATGGATGTGTTTCTTCAATTCTAGAGCCATTAGATATTGTCGTGCAACATGCtttttgtatttcaaaataCAGTATTATGGTTTTTGGAGGCTACATGATAGCGTTGTTTAAAAATAATGCTAACAAATATGGAATTTTTGATTCCCATAGCAGGAGTGATGTAGGACTTTTGACAGAAAATGGTAAAgctatattgttatatttttcttccATACCAGATCTTGTTAATCACTTGCACTTATTGGCCAAATCTCTATTTCAAGATAAATCTATTATTTTGGAGATAAGACCAATAGCAATCCAATCCATCATGTCCATCCCTTCTGCATCAGTCAATATGAATGGTTTTGAAACCTTAACCtcatattttcaatttcaaaattgcCAGCAAGAGAAAATTGAAAAGGCAGGTACAGCATCCTATCATAAACAGCACCTCACTTCCAGTTCACCTAGTTCAAAACATCAGCAGCTTTATAAAACAAGAAACAGAAGGAAATTACccaaagagaaaaagaaaacaaatcattcCATGTCTAAAAAGGAGCCAAAGAAATCTCAGGGTCACAAAGTTTCAACAAAATCTAAAGTgacaaaaaatcaagaaaaaacaaGTAAGAAAAGAATCAAGTCTTTTAAAACTGTAGAAGATCTTCACAAAATGTTCTATGAGAAAATTAAGAATGGTCCTATGTATGTTTGCACCTGCTGTCAGCAGACTTGGTTTAAACATTACGTTTGTCAACTATCAAATGATTCAGGGTTACCACATAACATATTGGCACAGTGTCGTAGTGGTTATTTATCAGTTGGTGGTAAAGAGTGGCTTTGTATTACATGCTTAAAGTACATAAGAATGGGTAAAGTACCTAAAATGTCTATAGCAAATCATGGAGGATTTCAGAGTAAACCAGAAGAACTCAACCTCTGTAATCTTGAAGAAAGGTTATTGTCTCCTAGAATACCATTCATGCAATTGAGAGAATTACCCAGAGGGGGACAATTGTCTCTAAAAGGAAACGTCGTAAATGTTCCAGTTGATATTATGCCAACAATTACTGCTCTGCCCAGACGTCTCTGTTTATCTGAAACAATACCAATCAAGTTGAAGAAGCGTTTAACGTACTCATCTAGTGCCTACATTGAAAATGTAAGGCCGTTAAAAGTAATGACAGCTTTGCATTGGTTGATTAACAATGGATCTCTCTTCCAAGAATTGAAAGTTCAAATAACACCAGAATGGCTAAAGGTCATATCACATGAAATGCAAGTTATGTCTGAAGAACAAGATGAAGAACAACAAGGTGAATGCATAAACGTTGACACATTTGATGAAGTTAGTGATAATGTAGAAGGGAATATGGATACACTACTAACAGCTTCAGAATATGATAGCAGTCAGGTTATGACTATTGCTCCGGGAGAAAATAGCACACCGATTTCTTTTTTCCATGACCCGGATGCAGAGTGTCTTGCTTTTCCGACAATATTTTGTGGCCAAAGAAGGATAGAGCCACAGATACCACTTCATTTCTCTGAAATATGTAAATGGGAACTACGAAGTGTGGATAGACGTGTAGCTACTTGCATACCAAATCTATTCTTCAAGTTAAAGAAGATACAAATGAAACAGATTTCTGACAAAGTTACGATCGCTATAAGGAGATGTAAAACAAATGGTAAAAAGTTTACAGCTAGTGATATTTTGGACCAGGATACGATGAATAATCTTGTAAAATTAGATGAGGGTTACAGGATTTTTAGGAGTATTAGGAATTCACCACCATATCttgaaaaaaggaagaaggaCCTCCTAGCAATGGTCAGACAGCTTGGATTTCCCACATATTTTGTATCCCTCTCAGCAGCAGATACTCGTTGGTTGGATTTGCTAAAAGTTCTTGGTCAATTGGTCGACAATCGCACATATACAGATGCAGAATTAGAAAATATGAACTGGCAAACACGTAGTAGATTAGTTAAATCAGATCCTGTCAGCTGTGTTAGATTCTTTGATCATCGACTACAAGTATTCATTTCAGACGTCCTTAAATCCAATCTGCATCCAATTGGGAAAATTGTTGATTCGTTTGTGAGAATAGAGTTTCAGCACAGAGGTTCACCACATGCTCACATTCTTTTTTGGATTGAAAATGCTCCATCTGTTAACAGTAGTACCTCAGAAGAGATAATATCATTTGTTGacaaatatatttcatgttcTAATGTGGTAGATCCTGACCTAGCAGATTTGCTTAAACTTCAGATACATAAACATTCACGATCTTGTCGAAAAGGTGGCAAACCAATATGCAGGTTTGGATTTCCTAAACCTCCAATGCAGAAAACGATGCTATTGTATCCAATCAAATCTGAAATTACAGAAGCTGAGTATGGAAAACTTACACAAAACTTTTTATATGTCTCTAAATTATTAGCAAATGCTAAAGATGGGGAACTAAATATGACCTACGATGATTTCCTGAAAGATGTTGATCTATCTGAAGAGGAGTACATACAGGCAATCCGTAGTAGCATAAAAACTCCAACTATTTTTTTAGAGCGTACCCCTGCAGCCATTAGGGTTAATTGTTACATGAAAAATTTGTTAGGCACATATGGAGCAAATCATGACATTCAGTTTGTTACTGACCCATATGCATGTGCTGTTTATATTGTGGCATATATGAGCAAATCACAAAGAGGAATGAGTCTATTGTTGGATCAAGCATGGAAAGAAGCAAGGGAAGGCAATTCAGATGTAAGAAAACAAGTTCGTATAATTGGTAACAAGTTTGTTAATGCTGTGGAGGTTAGTGCACAAGAAGCTGCATATCTTTTGTTGCAATTGCCAATTACACGATCATCACGTTCTATTGTTTTTATCAACACATCTCCCTGTGAAGAGAGAACATTTCTTTTAAAGAGTAAGGAGAAACTTGAAGAAATGAATCCTGATGCTACAGATATCGAATGTGGTAACGTCCTGAAACGATATGCCACCAggccgaaaattcttgaacaatGGTCTCTGGTTGATTACGTttcaaaattaaatgttcatttcCCAAAAGAGTTAGAAGACAAATATTCAGATGATTATGCAGATGATCCTACATTTCAAAATGATGATGCTACAGATATAAATCTTCCCACGAATAGTAGTGTTAACATCACTTTACCTTCAGGTATAAGGATCTCGTCTTGTAAAGTTCAAAAAGTCATTCGATTTGTCAACTACAATAAGGAAACAGACCCTGAGAATTTTTCTAGAGAAAAGTTATTGCTTTACAAACCATGGCGCAAAGAGATAGAGTTGCTTGGTCGATATAAATCATACAAAGAAAGTTTTTTGTCATGTGCTAGTCAAATAAGACCTTTGATGCAGGAGTATGAGCCAAATAAAACGTTGACTTTTGCAGATTTAATTGAAGTAGGTAGAGACTACTTTGAGGATGAGTTCCCGACAGTTGCTCCTGCAGCACAACAAATGGAATCAAATGAGTCAGAggaaagtaagaaagaaagtaTTGAATATGCCTTCTATTGCCCGACAAAACAATCACATCAATCTGTAGATATAGCAAATGAGATTGGGTTACCATCTGCAAATCAAGTTATTGAGAATGTACAGAGGCGTATTTCAGATGAgttgttttttaaattgttgtgtTCTTTAAATACAAAGCAAAGAGAATTTTTTATGCATGTTATGCAATGGATAACGACCAGAAGAGATCCTATGCATGTGTTTCTCACTGGAGGAGCTGGAGTAGGAAAGTCAGTTGTtattaaaactttatttcaagCTTAA
- the LOC139954852 gene encoding uncharacterized protein, whose protein sequence is MVGNKQFMVVHQRLQEIMGNKEPFGGVHVIAVGDLFQLKPVMDQWIFLDLGSGYGPLTPNLWKQFFTVHELTQIMRQKDDKQFAELLNRLRKGIHTKADIDILQKRKVNQQEVINPSVPRLFPSNKLVNAYNELTFQSSGREKLLVSANDSICSDMTDTIKEGIKAAIPTDPSKTCGLFGALPIAVENKYETVVNVDVDDGITNGSSCVVKKLQYLDSNNPRPSIIWVQFDNLEAGREARCRYRQYYSPDIDVKWTPIFAIKRTFLVTKRKVMAVRQQFPLRPASAKTIHKAQGDTLAEVAVHMGSRVMPHAHYVALSRATTMNGLHILELSESKIKVEEAVNVEMRRMTTEAPMILCFSPLYSMQSSVLRLCFQNCRSYYKHYNHLKSDQIITSSDLICIAESRLKATDNNFEIPGYIFERNDQRQENVIRPPHGIAMFVSNKLKYFNVIKYTSKLFECMTLTIVDPFLQVSTVYKAPSCSFGQLKEFILQHLFKQIDVKKRFIIVGDFNCNIQHDSRIVQFMTSTFKCTQCVNEPTTSSNTTIDLVFSNIQIALCQAIYCAWSDHKSVQVSV, encoded by the coding sequence ATGGTAGGAAATAAACAGTTCATGGTTGTTCATCAAAGGCTTCAAGAAATTATGGGCAATAAAGAGCCATTTGGAGGAGTTCATGTAATTGCTGTGGGAGATCTTTTCCAGCTAAAACCTGTAATGGATCAATGGATATTCTTAGATCTGGGCAGCGGTTACGGACCTCTGACGCCAAACTTATGGAAACAGTTTTTTACAGTTCATGAATTAACTCAAATTATGAGACAAAAAGATGATAAACAATTTGCTGAATTGTTGAATAGGTTAAGAAAAGGTATTCATACAAAAGCAGATATCGACATactacaaaaaagaaaagtgaatcAGCAAGAAGTTATAAATCCTTCTGTCCCCAGATTGTTTCCCTCTAATAAGTTAGTAAACGCCTATAACGAactgacatttcaatcttcaggTAGAGAAAAACTTTTGGTTTCTGCTAATGATTCAATTTGCTCTGACATGACGGATACCATAAAAGAGGGAATAAAAGCTGCCATACCCACAGATCCGTCAAAAACCTGTGGTCTTTTTGGTGCTCTTCCAATCGCTGTCGAAAATAAATACGAAACTGTCGTGAACGTCGATGTTGATGATGGAATAACAAATGGTAGTAGCTGTGttgtaaaaaaattacaatacctTGATTCTAATAACCCAAGGCCAAGTATCATATGGGTCCAATTTGATAATCTAGAAGCAGGTAGAGAAGCAAGATGTCGTTATAGACAATACTATTCCCCTGATATCGATGTCAAATGGACCCCTATTTTTGCAATCAAGAGAACATTCCTTGTAACTAAGAGAAAGGTCATGGCAGTAAGACAACAGTTTCCCCTTAGACCAGCTTCTGCAAAGACTATTCATAAGGCACAAGGAGATACACTTGCAGAAGTTGCTGTTCATATGGGTTCAAGGGTTATGCCACATGCACATTATGTAGCACTTAGTAGAGCCACAACTATGAACGGACTCCATATATTGGAACTAAGTGAGTCGAAAATTAAAGTAGAAGAAGCAGTTAATGTCGAAATGAGACGAATGACAACAGAAGCGCCCATGATACTATGCTTTTCACCTTTGTATTCTATGCAATCATCTGTTCTGAGGTTGTGTTTTCAAAATTGCAGGTCTTATTACAAGCATTACAATCATCTTAAAAGTGACCAGATCATAACATCATCTGATTTGATATGTATTGCTGAAAGTAGATTAAAAGCAACTGATAACAACTTTGAGATACCAGGCTACATTTTTGAACGAAATGATCAACGACAAGAAAATGTTATCAGACCCCCTCATGGCATAGCGATGTTTGTATCAAATAAGCTAAAGTATTTCAATGTCATCAAATACACATCTAAACTTTTTGAATGTATGACACTAACAATTGTGGACCCCTTCTTACAAGTATCAACAGTTTATAAAGCACCATCATGTTCATTTGGACAATTAAAGGAGTTCATTCTTCaacatttgttcaaacaaatagATGTAAAGAAGCGCTTTATTATTGTAGGCGATTTCAATTGCAACATTCAACATGACTCGAGAATTGTACAATTCATGACATCAACCTTCAAGTGTACTCAATGTGTTAATGAACCTACGACATCATCCAACACTACAATAGATTTAGTCTTTTCAAACATACAGATTGCCTTATGTCAAGCAATTTATTGCGCATGGTCTGATCACAAATCTGTCCAAGTCTCTGTTTAA
- the LOC139954854 gene encoding uncharacterized protein isoform X1 — protein MSTMMINILTEPEARGLNHFCYGVTQESDIVEVFLVTVGKSLSKTLGNKINKGKFYIINNFSLNKREDCTYLRLPADKAKVFQTSKTFDLPKEKLKEFFMATKCTIPDALASPKKRRLTIEGTVDKVYELKEGATWKRRDVILSDVSTKKKICCKLWGQHAESVAGVSEGSTVQISNVEVDIFNERHQLKTTSLSAVKILTNQQRRSGDFEIVGVDLEENTSYVITECGNTFKMLKSILEKYDMSPDDLLNVMPVKCHLTLEGEEIVELELK, from the exons ATGAGTACCATGATGATAAACATTTTAACCGAGCCTGAGGCAAGAGGGCTCAACCACTTCTGTTATGGAGTGACGCAGGAGAGTGACATCGTCGAAGTGTTCCTTGTGACTGTGGGCAAAAGCCTATCGAAAACTTTGGGGAACAAGATCAACAAAGGGAAATTTTACATCATAAACAATTTTTCCCTCAATAAGCGGGAAGATTGTACCTACCTAAGACTGCCTGCAGACAAGGCCAAG GTTTTCCAAACATCGAAAACATTCGATTTACCTAAggaaaaattaaaagaattttTCATGGCCACAAAATGTACCATACCAGATGCCTTGGCTTCCCCGAAAAAGAGGAGGCTAACGATTGAGGGAACAGTGGACAAG GTCTACGAGCTTAAAGAAGGGGCAACATGGAAGAGGAGGGACGTTATTTTGTCAGATGTGTCGACAAAAAAGAAGATATGCTGCAAGCTGTGGGGCCAGCACGCAGAATCTGTTGCGGGTGTCAGCGAAGGCTCCACTGTTCAGATATCAAATGTAGAGGTCGACATTTTTAATGAAAGGCATCAACTAAAAACAACCTCGCTCTCTGCAGTTAAG ATACTAACCAACCAACAGAGAAGATCTGGAGACTTTGAAATTGTAGGGGTAGACTTAGAAGA AAATACAAGTTATGTTATAACTGAGTGTGGGAACACTTTTAAGATGCTCAAGTCCATTCTGGAGAAGTATGACATGTCTCCAGATGACCTATTAAATGTGATGCCGGTTAAGTGCCACTTAACGCTGGAGGGAGAAGAGATCGTGGAACTTGAACTTAAATAA
- the LOC139954854 gene encoding uncharacterized protein isoform X2, which produces MSTMMINILTEPEARGLNHFCYGVTQESDIVEVFLVTVGKSLSKTLGNKINKGKFYIINNFSLNKREDCTYLRLPADKAKVYELKEGATWKRRDVILSDVSTKKKICCKLWGQHAESVAGVSEGSTVQISNVEVDIFNERHQLKTTSLSAVKILTNQQRRSGDFEIVGVDLEENTSYVITECGNTFKMLKSILEKYDMSPDDLLNVMPVKCHLTLEGEEIVELELK; this is translated from the exons ATGAGTACCATGATGATAAACATTTTAACCGAGCCTGAGGCAAGAGGGCTCAACCACTTCTGTTATGGAGTGACGCAGGAGAGTGACATCGTCGAAGTGTTCCTTGTGACTGTGGGCAAAAGCCTATCGAAAACTTTGGGGAACAAGATCAACAAAGGGAAATTTTACATCATAAACAATTTTTCCCTCAATAAGCGGGAAGATTGTACCTACCTAAGACTGCCTGCAGACAAGGCCAAG GTCTACGAGCTTAAAGAAGGGGCAACATGGAAGAGGAGGGACGTTATTTTGTCAGATGTGTCGACAAAAAAGAAGATATGCTGCAAGCTGTGGGGCCAGCACGCAGAATCTGTTGCGGGTGTCAGCGAAGGCTCCACTGTTCAGATATCAAATGTAGAGGTCGACATTTTTAATGAAAGGCATCAACTAAAAACAACCTCGCTCTCTGCAGTTAAG ATACTAACCAACCAACAGAGAAGATCTGGAGACTTTGAAATTGTAGGGGTAGACTTAGAAGA AAATACAAGTTATGTTATAACTGAGTGTGGGAACACTTTTAAGATGCTCAAGTCCATTCTGGAGAAGTATGACATGTCTCCAGATGACCTATTAAATGTGATGCCGGTTAAGTGCCACTTAACGCTGGAGGGAGAAGAGATCGTGGAACTTGAACTTAAATAA
- the LOC139954851 gene encoding uncharacterized protein gives MASNLQMMETNYVFGICAVCSNELIEPKLLPCLHRFCQSCLIDLDQTAQHNEKIECPTCKYKCRIPKTGISGLQDDFQMKSLLRLKHLQPQPENEPLNLLCFSCSKRSAYCFKCNEILCDQCHKSRLQNELHYKVHKKYTLYLTENNLTRGKITYRRDIPTCDDHSMQPVQLCCFTCQKMPVCVACTSNEHKDHFAIDVTEIAEVERQKLTAKLTELDQHASKLYDVPKRAEETERRLEDNVAAKTANLEFQYEKQINRIQANIQEQQTQLEQKLSEIENRRKTECSQIRLETERKMQKLLEECEVAIKEKKKKHSDQLQVVMDNHNSEVKKLVTRMESLEERLSHLLFSTNILTIKNKTDLQQILKRVEDKIERYETFKRTTSNMMASKDAWSDALYLSDITLASRHLLEDVQEEFPQLDILYNFAIDDIINFDSENSIITEENKSIVVIDSMAAKGCCIDGMARSEDGRIVITGSVSHEYSHISVINANSGQMIRHDPIRRRQTTSSYPNRFCSFFSQFKIATACIPDEIGLYDVRDGSYEKRTISNEIDSWSIGRCVYCVTTDPINNHIIVGTNCRDVYVFDDQLNYSHTITLPDVICHSRDIAVHRGNLLVCDYGGRNACAVSIGESQLMYTFTKPEDEKGVWEPLSVCKDMNNSVYIIWLHSVAGQLRRVLSQYSEDGLELLATIPLEGDARCLAAFEEDGSEKIVVATLKSGKLQTVFREKVKYEINSEPVYSQSLTYIVT, from the coding sequence ATGGCCTCCAACCTGCAGATGATGGAGACGAACTACGTGTTTGGTATCTGTGCTGTATGTTCGAACGAACTGATAGAACCAAAGTTGCTGCCATGTCTTCACCGATTCTGTCAAAGCTGTTTGATAGACCTCGACCAGACGGCGCAACACAACGAGAAAATTGAATGTCCAACTTGCAAATATAAATGTAGAATTCCGAAGACGGGAATATCCGGACTTCAGGACGACTTTCAAATGAAAAGTTTGCTTCGTTTGAAGCATCTTCAACCACAACCTGAAAACGAGCCGTTAAATTTGCTTTGTTTCAGCTGTTCTAAGCGATCAGCTTACTGTTTCAAATGCAACGAGATTCTATGCGACCAGTGTCATAAATCCCGTCTTCAAAATGAATTACATTATAAAGTTCATAAGAAATACACTCTTTACTTGACAGAAAACAATCTAACCCGTGGAAAGATAACATACCGTAGAGACATCCCCACCTGCGACGATCATTCCATGCAACCAGTCCAACTATGCTGCTTTACTTGCCAAAAAATGCCAGTTTGTGTTGCTTGCACCTCTAATGAACACAAGGATCACTTTGCAATAGACGTAACTGAAATTGCTGAAGTCGAAAGACAAAAATTAACCGCGAAACTTACCGAACTCGATCAACATGCTTCGAAATTATATGACGTACCGAAGAGAGCCGAAGAGACTGAGAGAAGATTGGAAGATAATGTCGCAGCAAAGACGGCCAACTTGGAGTTTCAATatgagaaacaaataaatagaatCCAAGCAAACATCCAAGAACAACAGACTCAGCTGGAACAGAAATTATCAGAGATTGAAAACAGGAGAAAAACTGAGTGTAGTCAAATAAGGCTGGAAACAGAGAGGAAAATGCAAAAGCTCTTAGAAGAATGCGAGGTTGCCatcaaggaaaagaaaaagaagcattCGGATCAGCTTCAAGTAGTCATGGACAATCACAACTCAGAGGTCAAGAAACTGGTGACGAGAATGGAATCCTTAGAAGAACGTTTGAGCCATCTTCTCTTTTCTACAAACATTCTCACGATAAAGAACAAAACCGACCTTCAGCAGATCTTAAAACGAGTAGAAGATAAAATAGAACGTTACGAGACGTTTAAAAGAACGACGTCCAATATGATGGCTTCTAAAGATGCCTGGTCGGATGCTCTGTATCTCTCTGATATAACCCTAGCTAGTCGACATCTACTGGAAGATGTTCAAGAAGAGTTTCCACAGCTAGATATCTTATATAATTTTGctattgatgatatcatcaattttgACAGTGAAAATTCTATAATTACCGAGGAGAATAAATCGATTGTGGTAATTGACAGTATGGCAGCTAAAGGATGTTGTATTGATGGTATGGCGCGCAGCGAGGATGGTCGCATTGTTATCACAGGATCTgtatctcatgaatattcacatatCTCAGTTATCAATGCAAACAGTGGGCAGATGATAAGACACGATCCAATCAGAAGACGGCAGACGACATCTTCTTATCCTAATCGCTTTTGTAGTTTCTTTTCCCAATTTAAGATCGCTACAGCATGTATACCGGACGAAATAGGTCTTTATGATGTTCGAGATGGCTCCTACGAGAAACGAACCATCAGCAACGAGATAGACAGCTGGTCTATTGGTCGATGTGTTTACTGTGTTACCACTGATCCAATCAACAACCACATCATCGTTGGTACCAACTGTAGAGATGTCTATGTCTTTGATGACCAGTTGAATTACAGTCACACCATAACACTCCCAGATGTAATCTGTCACTCGAGGGATATAGCGGTACATAGAGGGAATCTTCTGGTCTGTGATTATGGAGGTAGAAACGCATGTGCGGTTTCTATCGGAGAATCGCAGCTTATGTATACATTTACCAAACCAGAAGATGAGAAAGGTGTATGGGAACCACTCAGCGTATGTAAGGATATGAATAATTCTGTCTACATCATTTGGTTACATAGCGTCGCTGGCCAGCTGCGACGAGTCCTATCACAGTACAGCGAAGATGGACTTGAATTATTGGCAACAATACCTCTAGAAGGAGATGCACGTTGCTTAGCAGCGTTCGAGGAAGATGGATCCGAGAAAATTGTGGTTGCCACCTTAAAATCGGGAAAATTGCAGACAGTATTCAGAGAGAAAGTCAAGTATGAAATCAACTCAGAACCGGTATATAGTCAGAGTCTTACATATATTGTTACATAA